From Panicum hallii strain FIL2 chromosome 2, PHallii_v3.1, whole genome shotgun sequence, a single genomic window includes:
- the LOC112882900 gene encoding acyl transferase 15-like: MSQVVRKSSPVVVRPSPEPGTTRDTIKLSCFDKGLYNMPATTLLVFEHPLHNAAETIRGALSRALAHYYPIAGRIVVVGGGGGDGDDVYIECNDEGLAFIAAHTDHALKELMCFDRSPGARKLLDELAVYYPGMSCGPGDPLLLMQVTEFSCGGFVLGVTWNHGVADGAGMGQLLQAVAELAGGLPSPSVAPVRCDGSLPRLPPSALEAQQHLLSLDPLGDDLAILDITIPKESIDRVRADFSSSFHGQPCTTFEAALAVLWRCRTRAIRPEPETPTLLVFLADMRKHACAKEGYYGNCIVEQLVMAKSSAVAEGDVKDVVMAIRRAKDQLPDRLKKDEGVVGQQELRELRAYDTLTVTSWRNLGFDRVDFGSGRPARVTASGKDLPPSPGAVGFLCDGRGGVSVLSDLVRQEHADAFLAELAKFM, from the coding sequence ATGAGCCAAGTGGTGAGGAAGTCCTCACCGGTGGTGGTTCGGCCATCGCCGGAGCCGGGGACGACGAGGGACACCATAAAACTCTCGTGTTTCGACAAGGGTCTGTACAACATGCCAGCCACAACGTTGCTCGTGTTCGAGCATCCCCTCCACAACGCTGCCGAGACCATAAGGGGTGCACTGTCCCGAGCACTGGCCCACTACTACCCTATTGCCGGTCGCATCGTTGTTgtcggaggaggcggcggcgacggcgacgatgTCTACATCGAGTGCAACGACGAGGGCTTGGCATTCATAGCTGCGCACACTGATCACGCCCTGAAGGAACTCATGTGCTTCGACCGGTCGCCGGGCGCAAGGAAGCTGCTCGACGAGCTCGCCGTCTACTACCCAGGCATGTCCTGTGGCCCCGGTGACCCTCTGCTGCTGATGCAGGTGACCGAGTTCTCGTGCGGCGGCTTCGTACTCGGCGTGACCTGGAACCACGGGGTCGCCGACGGCGCCGGGATGGGCCAGCTCTTGCAGGCCGtcgccgagctcgccggtgggttgCCGTCGCCGTCCGTCGCTCCGGTGAGGTGCGACGGTTCGCTCCCTAGGCTTCCTCCTTCCGCCCTCGAAGCGCAGCAGCACCTGCTGAGCCTCGATCCGCTGGGCGACGACCTCGCCATTCTGGACATCACGATCCCCAAGGAATCAATCGACCGTGTCAGAGCTGACTTCAGCAGCAGTTTCCATGGCCAGCCGTGCACCACGTTCGAGGCGGCCCTCGCCGTCCTGTGGCGGTGCCGGACGCGCGCGATCAGGCCGGAGCCAGAGACACCGACCCTGCTCGTGTTCCTCGCCGACATGCGCAAGCACGCCTGCGCGAAGGAAGGATATTACGGCAACTGCATCGTCGAGCAGCTGGTCATGGCGAAGAGCAGCGCGGTGGCGGAGGGAGACGTCAAGGACGTAGTCATGGCGATCAGGCGCGCTAAGGATCAATTGCCTGACCGGCTGAAGAAGGACGAAGGCGTGGTGGGCCAGCAGGAGCTGCGCGAGCTGCGCGCGTACGATACCTTGACCGTGACGTCGTGGCGGAACCTTGGCTTCGACCGGGTGGATTTCGGGAGCGGGAGGCCGGCGAGGGTGACAGCCTCCGGGAAGGATCTGCCGCCGTCGCCAGGCGCGGTGGGATTCCTGTGCGATGGGAGGGGTGGGGTCAGTGTGCTGTCTGATTTGGTGAGGCAGGAGCACGCTGACGCTTTCCTGGCAGAATTAGCCAAGTTTATGTGA